The Haloarchaeobius amylolyticus genome window below encodes:
- a CDS encoding DUF655 domain-containing protein produces MSDSERDEEPPVQAVVLDIFPNGRSSDGRSGYGKDPLAYALGTRDFRLFEVTFESTPEVGIDDYVDVDPPAENVKRIRNVEYDDLSGGAQSELEYVVADIVEADEDRFVDFYNDAQPITLRLHQLNLLPGIGKKLRNSILDQRKQQPFQSFEDLEERVAGLHNPQEVLVERIIEELRDDDLKYKTFVGRRDE; encoded by the coding sequence ATGAGCGATTCCGAACGCGACGAGGAGCCGCCGGTCCAGGCTGTCGTTCTCGACATCTTTCCGAACGGCCGGTCCAGCGACGGACGCAGTGGATACGGCAAGGACCCGCTCGCGTACGCCCTCGGCACGCGCGACTTCCGGCTGTTCGAGGTGACCTTCGAGTCCACGCCCGAGGTCGGCATCGACGACTACGTCGACGTCGACCCGCCCGCAGAGAACGTCAAACGCATCAGGAACGTCGAGTACGACGACCTCTCGGGAGGTGCACAGTCCGAACTGGAGTACGTCGTCGCCGACATCGTCGAGGCGGACGAGGACCGGTTCGTGGACTTCTACAACGACGCACAGCCCATCACCCTGCGGCTCCACCAGCTGAACCTGCTGCCGGGTATCGGCAAGAAACTGCGCAACTCCATCCTCGACCAGCGCAAGCAACAGCCCTTCCAGAGCTTCGAGGACCTCGAAGAGCGCGTCGCGGGCCTGCACAACCCACAGGAGGTGCTGGTCGAGCGCATCATCGAGGAACTGCGCGACGACGACCTCAAGTACAAGACGTTCGTCGGGCGGCGCGACGAGTAG
- a CDS encoding mechanosensitive ion channel family protein — protein sequence MAELASWDALAREVNSLSTLVDSTLLKLLLTLAAFGVMAGLGYVTNRVQDRMRDEFGDALADVLTILVIAVTFGGAATVVVGLWGSADEVVAAMRGLPINQDDGPRIAISAVVALTVHLVSRVTKRILEEFLASTKALSDHQRQLTYRITQVVLWTIGLIVILGIWSVQLTGLLVGAGFAGIVVGMAARQTLGAVLAGFVLMIARPFEIGDWVEIGDSEGIVTDISIFNTAIQTFDGEYVMIPNDIVSGERVVNRSRKGRLRLEVEVGVDYDSDVEHAVAVAEDALDDCEDILSVPTPQVIVKRFADSAVVLGVRFWIDKPSARRKWRARTEVVTALKSAFEAESIKIPFPQRELSGRAEAGGFQVTGEAVGVESSAEAAADGGGGEGGRNSDGGDS from the coding sequence ATGGCTGAACTGGCGTCCTGGGACGCGCTGGCGCGGGAGGTGAACTCGCTGTCGACGCTGGTCGACAGCACGCTGTTGAAGCTCCTCCTGACCCTCGCGGCGTTCGGCGTGATGGCCGGTCTCGGCTACGTCACGAACCGGGTCCAGGACCGCATGCGCGACGAGTTCGGTGACGCGCTCGCGGACGTGTTGACCATCCTCGTCATCGCCGTGACCTTCGGTGGGGCCGCGACCGTCGTCGTCGGCCTCTGGGGGTCGGCGGACGAGGTGGTCGCCGCGATGCGCGGGCTGCCAATCAACCAGGACGACGGGCCGCGCATCGCCATCTCCGCCGTCGTCGCGCTGACCGTCCACCTCGTCTCGCGGGTGACGAAGCGGATCCTGGAGGAGTTCCTCGCCTCGACGAAGGCCCTCTCCGACCACCAGCGCCAGCTCACCTACCGCATCACGCAGGTGGTGCTCTGGACCATCGGCCTCATCGTCATCCTCGGCATCTGGAGCGTCCAGCTGACCGGGCTGCTGGTCGGGGCCGGCTTCGCCGGCATCGTGGTCGGGATGGCCGCCCGGCAGACGCTCGGGGCCGTGCTGGCCGGGTTCGTGCTGATGATAGCCCGACCATTCGAGATCGGCGACTGGGTCGAGATCGGCGACAGCGAGGGCATCGTCACCGACATCTCCATCTTCAACACCGCCATCCAGACCTTCGACGGCGAGTACGTGATGATCCCCAACGACATCGTCAGCGGCGAGCGCGTGGTCAACCGGTCCCGCAAGGGGCGCCTCCGGCTGGAGGTCGAGGTCGGTGTCGACTACGACAGCGACGTGGAACACGCCGTCGCCGTCGCCGAGGACGCCCTCGACGACTGCGAGGACATCCTGTCGGTGCCGACCCCGCAGGTCATCGTCAAACGCTTCGCCGACTCGGCGGTGGTCCTCGGCGTCCGCTTCTGGATCGACAAGCCGAGCGCCCGGCGCAAGTGGCGGGCGCGGACCGAGGTCGTGACCGCCCTGAAGTCGGCGTTCGAGGCCGAGAGCATCAAGATCCCCTTCCCGCAGCGCGAACTCTCCGGGCGCGCCGAGGCCGGTGGCTTCCAGGTCACCGGCGAGGCGGTCGGGGTGGAGTCCTCGGCCGAGGCCGCCGCCGACGGCGGCGGTGGCGAGGGCGGCAGGAATAGCGACGGAGGTGACTCGTAG
- a CDS encoding 16S ribosomal RNA methyltransferase A — protein sequence MRDPDGLLSRAGVRGDPNRDQHFLVDDRVLDRLTSYLPEDADTSHLLEIGAGNGALTDRLLARGDHVTAIERDDHLADFLREEFAAERDDGRLDVVEGDALRVDLPDFTACVSNLPYGVSSQITFRLLPLKKPLVLMFQQEFAERMVAEAGSDDYGRLSVSTQHYADVEIVETIPKEAFSPPPAVESAVVRCTPRDPDYEVEDEQFFLDFVKAVFTQRRKTMRNAIRNTAHISGLDDADAVVDAADEDLMSKRAGNLEPATFAELATLAADVGRGVTDG from the coding sequence ATGAGAGACCCCGACGGACTGCTGTCGCGCGCCGGTGTTCGTGGTGACCCGAACCGCGACCAGCACTTCCTCGTAGACGACCGCGTCCTCGACCGACTCACCTCCTATCTGCCCGAGGACGCCGACACGAGCCACCTGCTCGAGATCGGTGCCGGGAACGGCGCGCTGACCGACCGACTGCTCGCCCGCGGCGACCACGTGACCGCCATCGAGCGCGACGACCACCTCGCCGACTTCCTCCGCGAGGAGTTCGCCGCAGAGCGCGACGACGGCCGCCTCGACGTGGTCGAGGGCGACGCCCTGCGGGTCGACCTGCCCGACTTCACGGCCTGCGTCTCGAACCTCCCCTACGGCGTGTCGAGCCAGATCACGTTCCGGCTGCTCCCCCTGAAGAAGCCCCTCGTCCTGATGTTCCAGCAGGAGTTCGCCGAGCGCATGGTCGCCGAGGCGGGCAGCGACGACTACGGCCGTCTCTCGGTGTCGACCCAGCACTACGCCGACGTGGAGATCGTCGAGACCATCCCGAAGGAGGCGTTCTCGCCCCCGCCGGCGGTCGAGAGCGCGGTCGTCCGCTGTACCCCGCGCGACCCGGACTACGAGGTCGAGGACGAGCAGTTCTTCCTCGACTTCGTGAAGGCGGTGTTCACGCAGCGCCGGAAGACGATGCGCAACGCCATCCGCAACACCGCCCACATCTCCGGGCTGGACGACGCGGACGCGGTGGTCGACGCCGCCGACGAGGACCTCATGAGCAAACGCGCCGGGAACCTCGAGCCGGCGACCTTCGCGGAGCTGGCCACGCTTGCGGCCGACGTCGGCCGTGGTGTGACGGATGGCTGA
- a CDS encoding RNA polymerase Rpb4 family protein, whose amino-acid sequence MTIFKEKLDEEYLTVSETKELLADIEAERAVDEDREMRYELARAIEHVNRFTVLSVEDSQALVEELQELEKVDEATAYKITNLLPQDRTELRSLYAQERYSLSGDELDEILNVVAKYV is encoded by the coding sequence ATGACGATATTCAAGGAGAAGCTCGACGAGGAGTATCTCACCGTCTCCGAGACGAAGGAACTCCTCGCCGATATCGAGGCCGAGCGGGCAGTCGACGAGGACCGCGAGATGCGCTACGAGCTGGCTCGCGCCATCGAGCACGTCAACCGGTTCACCGTGCTGAGCGTCGAGGACTCGCAGGCGCTCGTCGAGGAGCTGCAGGAACTGGAGAAGGTGGACGAGGCCACGGCCTACAAGATCACCAACCTCCTCCCGCAGGACCGCACGGAACTCCGCTCGCTGTACGCACAGGAGCGCTACTCGCTCTCCGGCGACGAACTCGACGAGATCCTCAACGTCGTCGCGAAGTACGTCTGA
- a CDS encoding HemK2/MTQ2 family protein methyltransferase produces MPKDLADRRGVETEVYQPAEDSHLLAEAAAADMGEREAGEARRALEVGTGSGYVAEHVAAETGAEVVASDLNPHACRQARERSEHGVAVVQADLVSPFRDGAFDVVLFNPPYLPEDAAAARDDWMEVALTGGEDGRAVVDPFLDSVGRVLAPDGAVYLLVSSLTGVDEVVDRAAENGFSAVALRDESFPFETLTVLKLVR; encoded by the coding sequence ATGCCGAAGGACCTCGCTGACCGTCGCGGCGTCGAGACCGAGGTGTACCAGCCCGCGGAGGACTCCCACCTGCTGGCGGAAGCGGCAGCAGCCGACATGGGCGAACGCGAGGCTGGCGAAGCCCGCCGCGCCCTGGAGGTCGGGACGGGCTCGGGCTACGTCGCCGAACACGTCGCGGCCGAGACAGGGGCCGAGGTGGTCGCTTCAGACCTGAACCCGCACGCGTGCAGGCAGGCGCGTGAGCGCTCGGAACACGGTGTCGCCGTCGTGCAGGCCGACCTCGTCTCGCCCTTCCGCGACGGCGCCTTCGACGTGGTGCTGTTCAACCCACCGTACCTGCCCGAGGACGCGGCGGCCGCCCGCGACGACTGGATGGAGGTCGCGCTCACGGGCGGGGAGGACGGCCGGGCCGTGGTCGACCCGTTCCTCGATTCGGTCGGTCGTGTACTCGCACCCGATGGCGCGGTGTACCTCCTCGTCTCGAGCCTGACCGGCGTGGACGAGGTCGTCGACCGCGCCGCCGAGAACGGCTTCAGCGCGGTCGCGCTGCGCGACGAGTCGTTCCCGTTCGAGACGCTGACCGTGTTGAAACTGGTTCGCTAG